Within the Ensifer canadensis genome, the region CTCATCACGGAAAGATCGTTGACTTCGAGGTGCCGCAGCATGTGTCGATGAACTCGGCGAGAGCGGTAAGGAATGCCTGCATCACAGGCTGGGGCTATTCTTTGCTGCCCGACTTCATGGTCGCCAACGATATCGAGGAACACCGTCTGGTGCACCTTCTACCGGATCATGAACCTGTCGAGCAGCCGATCCTCGCCTTCTACGCCCAGCGGCAATACACCCCTGAGAAGGTCAGAGTGTTCGTCGACTATTTAATCGAGGCGTTCAATCCGAAAAATGCGCTGGCACTCGGATGATCTCTCCCAGTAGCGCGATCCTGCCAAGGCGGGTGTCGCGCTAAGCGGTCATTCGGCGGCGAGGATTATTTGTGTCTTTGTTGGCACCCGATCATAGGCCCAAAACGAACATCCGACACTTGTAGCGACCGGCCGACCGCGTGTGGCTCAAAGCGTACTTCTATGCACGCCTTCTGCCGCAAAGCCGTCGGAAAGGCACTCTTCTGACTTGGTCCAGGCCCCCACGCTCCTTGGGACGCGGGGGTATCGGACTCATTTCGAAAATTGGGCGGCGGTTGCTTCAAAGGTACGCTTGGCCATCTCTTGGACCGGAAGCTTGCGAAGCTTCTCACTGAGAATTTCGACGCCCCATGGGCCCTGATACCCGATTTTTTTCACGGCATCGATGAATGCCGGGGGATTCAGAACGCCTTCTCCTGGAAGCTTGCGGTGGTAGATCGTGTCTTCCCAAAGCAGACCGACGACCTCCTGATCGGCATCGTCGAGCTCGATAGAGCTGACATGACGAAGCGGAATCTTGGCAACTTCACCATACGAGATGCCCCCGCGCGCCATATGCCAGATATCCAGCAAGAGGCCGCAATTTGGCTGGTCGGCCTGCTTCACGATCTCCAAGGCAACATCCAACGTCCGTACGTTGCTGAACGGCATGACTTCCAGAGCAATACCTGTCCCGTGCTCGGCGGCCTCTCGACTGACCTGCGCGAAGGCTTCAGCCATGCGCGGTACGTCGGGCGTCATCTCTTCCCTGGTCGGATTGTAAAGGTCGGCCCCGAGGCCGGGAGCAATCTTGATGTCGCGGATTTTGAGTTCTTCCGCCATTTGAAACAGTTCGCGACGCATCTTGTCCGATGCAACGCGACGTTCGCCGTCTTTGTACCAGTCGCCGAGGAACTCGATTTCGAGATGCTTGATTCCGGCTCCCTCGACAATCTTCCTCATCTCTGAATAGCCGATCTTTTCGGCCGTGGCCTTAACGTCCGCATGGATGAGGCCAACGCCTTTCCAACCCGCATTCGCGGCAGCTTCGACGCGCTCGCGAAACGGAATGGGGCTGATTTCGGTGGGCCCGAAGGGATAAATGTCTCCTGCGAGGGTAAAATAGGACGCCAGTAGGTCCGGCACTTCTTTGCTCATTCTCTTCTCCTTCATTCGGCCATCGCAATTTTCCGACGGTCTTGTGGTCGCGCCATAGCGCTCAGCTCAAAGGTACTGTATTTTTTCGAGCGATAAAGGTAGTCTTCTGGCGAGGACCGTTTCCTGCAAGTCTACAATCATCTCCGTGAGAGACGTGCGAATGAATGAGTTCGACCACCTGGGCAGTGTTGCCGCCTTCGTCACCGCAGCTCGAGCCGGAAGCTTCACCGCTGCCGCGGAAAAGCTCGGCGTCTCGAAATCCGCCATCGGGAAGAGCATCGCCCGTCTCGAGGATCGCCTCGGCATGCAACTGTTCAATCGGACCACTCGGAAAATGGTGTTGACCGACGACGGCCAGGCCTACTTCGAAACATGCGCAAGTTCGCTGGACAACATCCTTGGCGTCGAGGCAGCTCTCACGACAAGCAGGCACAACCTCACCGGTCGGCTGCGGATTGACATGCCTGTATCGTTCGGACGCCGCATCATGCTGCCGATCCTGTTGGACATCACCCGCCCCTATCCGCGTCTCCAACTCACGTTGACCTTCACCGACCACGTGGTTGATCCGATCGCTGAGGGCATCGATCTTGTCATCCGCTTCGGCGACCTGGACGATTGCGACGGGCTGATCGCCCGGAAGCTTTCGTCGCAGCGTCTGGTGACCTGCGCGTCTCCCGGCTACCTCGAAAAACACGGCACGCCGCAAACCGTTGACGATCTCGGAGACCACGCCTGCATCGTTGGATATCGACGTGGACGGCCGTTGACTTGGTGGATGGACCTTTATGGCGCAAAGCGCCGATTCCAGCCGCCCGCAACATTCGAGTTCGGCGACGGGGACGCGATAATCGACGCTGCCACGGGTGGGTTTGGCATCTGCCAGTTTCCCCTGTCGCTGGTGCGGAGCCAAATCCAACATGGCGCGCTCGTTCCTGTCCTCGAAAAGTTCTCGACATGCGACGTGGACATCCATGCCGTCTGGCCACGGACCTCGCATCTCAGCCCAAAGATCAGACATGTGGTGGATCGCTTGGTGGAAATTGCCTCCACCGGTGGTCTGGACTAAGCACGCCCGGGGCCGGCCGGGTGTGCTTCGGTTCAAAGTCGGTCAAATGGCCCTGATGCTGCCGCCGTCGACGCCCCAAACAGCAGACGTAACGAACGAAGCCAGGTCGGATGCCAGGAAAACAATCACGTTGGCGACTTCTTCCGGGGTACCGAGACGAGCAAGCGGGAGTTGTCGGAGCTTCATTTCATGCTCAACGGCCGCCTGCGGCTCCATGTTGTAGTGCTTACCCATGGTTTCAGCGAAGCCACCGGGCTTCGTCCAAAACGGCGTCCAAATCGGGCCGGGTGCGACAGCGTTCACGCGAACGTTCGCCCCTTCGGCACGTGCGAGCCCCTTGGTTAGTGCCAACACTGCGGCCTTGGATGCCGAATAGTCGATCGGAACCGGTTCCGGCTGGCGAGCTAGGTCCGAGCCGTTGTTGACGATGCACCCCTTGCGCTCGCGGAGAATGGGGAGAAGATGCCGGGTGGCGCGCACGTAGCTCATGAAATTGAGCTGGAACGTCTTGTCCCAATCGTCGTCCGATAGTTGTTCGAATGTGCGGATCGCGCCGGAACCGACGTTGTTCACCAAGACATCGACGATGCCGCCGGTGGAGTCGAGCAACTGCTCCAGGCCCGACTTCACGCCTTCTCCCGTCATCAGGTCGGCTTTGACCGTGATCGCCTTTCCGCCGGTTGAGGAAATTTCCGTTGCGACTTCGCGAAGTTGCGACTCGTTGATATCGAGCAGGCCAACGGTTGCCCCCTCCTTCGCAAAAGCCACAGCGGTGGCCCTGCCGATGCCCTCCGCAGCACCGGTGATGAAGACGACCTTACCTTTCAAACCGCTTTCCATGTGTTCCTCCACTTTTGTCTGTGTTTTATGGTTAGACCGACGCGCCTTCGGCACCGGTCCGATAATCGAAACTCGTGGTCAGGCCGCCGTCAGCGACGATTTCCGCACCCCGGAGCGCGGTTGCGCCACTGGAGAGCAGGAACATCGCCGATTGGGCGACCTCGGCCGCTTCGAGGATTCGACCTTCCGGCTGACGAGCAGACCGTGTTGCCAGGAACTGCTTGCTGTCGGTTGCCGATTCCAGATGACGCTTGAAGAGGCCAGCAAGCATCGGGCCAGGGCTTAGGACGTTGGTGCGCACGCCATCCCGGGCATGATCGACGGCGACGGTCCGTGCGAGCTGACGAACCGCCGCCTTTGTCGCATTGTAGATGGCAAGCTGTTGTTCAGCGAGGGTCGCGTTGACGCTGGCGACGGCCACGATCGCACCGTTTTTCTTTTCAACCATAAGCGGGACCAATGACTTCATGGCCAACACCGTGCCGGTGATATTCACGTGCATTGCGCGCGCCAGGATGTCCGCGGTCACCTCAGTCACATCGCAGACGTCGAGAATGGCGGCCGATGTCACCAGGCCCAGCGACGATGCGTTTTCGGTTCGCAAATGATCGACGACCTTGTCCCAGGTTGCCTGTGCGCCGACGTCGCCTGCGATGTGGGTGTAGGCCGCGTGCGATGAGAGGTTTTCCTGGGCACCGGCGACATCCACGCCGACTGTGGCGACCCCATTCTGAAGCAGGAGGCGGCACAGCTCATGTCCGAGACCGGACGACGCGCCGGTCACGACGACCGTCTGGGGAAGTGAAAACTGAACGACTGGAGAGGTCACGAGCTTGGCTCCTTACTTGGTGTCTTTTTTACTGGCGAGAACGAATTCCCAGTTCACCGACCAGAACGGTTCATCGAACTCGAGCGCTTGGGCTCGGTCCGCGTCCGTGACCCGCTCGAATTTGGCGATCAGCGAATCCTTCACGCCGAACACGGCGTCCTGGTCGAGATACTCGCAATCCGGCGAGAAGATGTGGGTGATGACCGGGTCGTATCCTTCGGCGCTGACGATGAAATGGATATGCGCCGCGCGATTTGGGTGCCGGCCGAGCGCACCCAAGAGCTTCCCGACAGGGCCGTCATCCGGGATCGGATAGAACCGGGGCTTCGAGGATCGGTACCAGTATTCGCCGGCCTCATTTGTCGTGAACACGCCGCGAAGGTTCCAGTCCGGCTGAACGCCCTTTTGCTGGACGTCATAGAAACCGTCGTCGTTGGTCTGCCAAACGTCGACCAGCGCCCCGGCAATTGGCTTCCCATCCGTGTCGAGGACCCTGCCCGTTACGACAAGAGGTTCGCCTTTTCCATCAAGGCAGATGTTTGTGCCGTGATCGTAGCGAGGAGCTTCGGGAACATAGAACGGCCCGAGAATGGTGTTCTCGGTGGCTCCGCTCGGACGGCGGTGGTTGATCGAATCGACCAGCATTGAAACGCCAAGGACATCGGACAGCAAGATGTATTCCTGTCGCCAGTCCGTGCACATCTGCCCTACTGCGGTAAGGAACTTGATCGCTGTGAGCCACTCTTCATGCGTCGGCTCGATTTCTTTTACAGCAGCGTGAAGGTGTTTGACGATTGTTCCCATGACCTCGCGCAGGCGTGGGTCAGCTTCCTGCCCCATCCGCGCGTTAACCACCTCCGCCGAGGCCTCCTCCGTGAAGTACGGGTATTGGGGGGCTTTCGCCTTGACGTGTCCTTCTCCCGACATTTCGTTCCTCCTGATGTCTGCTTAGCTGCGGTCCGTGGCAGGGGCGTCACCTGCATAGGCCCGGCTGATCAGCCCGCGCAGGGCGGCCTGCTCCAAAGGCTGGGGATTCCAATAGGGGTTGGTAAGTGCCCGGTCGGTAGCGGTATCGATCCCGGATTCCGGCATGCCGAGGTCAGCGAGGGCGCGCTTCGCGCCGATACGTCCAGCCAAATCGTAGAGCGCACGAGCGGGGTCGTCGGTCTTGAGACGATCCGACAAGCTCTTCATGACGTCAGGGATCGCCGGCGCATTGTAGGCAAGTGCATGCGGCAACACGATTGTATGGGTCTCGGCGTGCGGCAGATCAAAGGTTCCGCCAATCGTGTGGCACAGCTTGTGGTGCAACGCCATGCCGACCGACCCAAGGCAAATACCGCAGAGCCATGCGCCATAGAGCGCCTTTGCCCGCGCATCCGAATTCTTTGGGTCGTCCGCGATGATCGGCAGCGCCTCATAGAGAGCCCCGATGGCCTCCAAAGCCATCATCGAGATGATGGGATTGGTTTCCCTCGCGTAGAGTGCCTCAACCGCATGGGCGATAGCATTCATGCCGCTCGTCCCTGACAGACCCGCGGGCAGCGTCAGCGTCAGATCGACGTCGTAGATCACCACCTCCGGGAGGATTTTCGGGCTGCTCTGCGTGACCTTGTTGCCGTCTTTCGTTTCGCCGAGGATCGGGGTCATCTCCGATCCTGCGTAGGTGGTAGGCGCGACGATCTGAGGAAGGTCGGTTCGAAGGGCCAGAGCCTTGGCCAGCCCCGTCGTTGATCCACCGCCAACTGCGACCAGTCCATCGATGCCTTTGTCTTTCACGACCTGCAAAGCGGTTTCGGTCACCGAAACGGGTGTGTGCATTACCGCGCCTGCGAAGATTCCGGCGCAGCGATCGCCGATGAGCTCAGCCAGCCTCTTTGCGTCTTCTTCCTGCGGAGGAGTTGCCAGAACGAGAACGTTGTTGAGTCCGAGCCGTTCAACTTCCGCCGGAAGCTGCGCGAGTGTGCCTGATCCGAATATCACCCGAGCCGGTTGTCCGTTGTATGTAAAAGACAGCATTTCCAAATCCGTTGGTTGCGATGTTGCCGAGCGATGAACGCCCCCTATGCGCGATTGTCCACGCGCATAAGGAAAGGGTGGATGCGGACTTCAGCCCAGACGTTCGCCTTGCTGAAAGGGTCGTTCGCGTTGAAGTCGACGACATCCTGCTTCGTGGCGGCCTCGAACACGAACATGGAGCCGATCATGGTCTCGCCGTCGTCCGCGACCAAAGGGCCCGAGATCACCGTGCTCACCGCCCCCGGTGCACCGAGGTAGGCCTTATGCGCATCGTAATTCGCGAGCCTCATCGGCAGGCCGTCTTCGTGATCGATGCAGTGAACTACAAAACGCATGAAAGCCCTCCCACGATGTCGATGGCGGTCGGCGTTTGTCCGACCGCCATTCAATAGAATTACTTCTTGCCGGCCGCGGCGTAGCAATCCTTGACGTTTGCCTTCGTGATGACTTCATGAGGCAGATAGCGGGTCTTCTCACCCATCTTGCCGTCGAGAACGTCGGCGACAGCCTTGGCGGCGTACTGGCCATCGTCGATCGGCGACTGCAGAACGCTGGCGTACTGGGTGCCGGCTTCGATCGCCGTTATGCCTTCGATGCTGCAGTTGGAGCCGACGAGCACGAGTTTGGCGGGATCGATGTTCGCGCGCTGGGCGGCGACGATCACGCCAGCGAGCATGTTATCCGCCTGGGCGTAGACGCCCTTGATCTTGTCGCCATACTGCGTGAACAGCGACGAAGCCGCCTCCGTGGCCTTCGTCTGATCCCAGTTTCCGGGCTGTGAACCCGCGATCTTGATAGGCGACTTGTTCGCTTCGAGGGTCTTGGAGAAACCGTCGAGGCGCTGGATTTGTGGCGGCGTACCCGGCTGGCCTACGATGACAAAGACGTCACCGCTTTCGATGCCCCGTTCCTTGAAGCCCTGCTCCATGGCCTTGGCGGCGCTTTCCCCGTTGCCGGTGTCGTTGGGGCCGGTAAACACATCCCAGTACTTCTCGTACTTCTGGTCGGGCATCGAGTTGGTCAAAACCAGCGGAATGCCCGCGTTCTTGATCTTGCGAAGCGAAGGAACAATTGCGCTGGCGTCGGCCGCCCAGAGTACGATCGCGTCCGGCTTTTGTCCGATTGCCTGATCGACCTGCGATGCTTGTTCCGCCGGATCGAAGTTCGTGATCTTGACCTCAATGTCCAGGCCGAGCTTGGCGGCCTCTTCCTTGAACGCGGTCTGATGGATTGAGCAATAGGAGCATTCTTCCGAAACCGTCAGCAGGATTACCTTTGATCCCTTTGCCGCTGCGAAGCTCTCAACAGTTGGCAATATCGGGCTTGAAACCGTCGCCAAGAACGTTGCAGCCGCGCACATCTTTAGAAACTTGTGCATTTCCATTCCTCCCTGGGGTTGAAGCGTGCGGCCGATACTGGCCAGCGTGTCGCTGTGGTCTGCCCAGCACAGATCACGAACCTGAAGCGTAAAGTTGACGAGCTCTCCGATCCTTCGCGTCGGCGAGAAGCCTCCGGACGAGATGACCGTCCGCAAGAACAACGGCGAGAAGCACCAACCCATTCGTTAGAAGGATCGCGGCGGCGTTCGCACCGAGGAGGCTCATGCCGTTGTTGAGAGTGGCGAGAATGAATACGCCCACAAGAACGCCTCCGGCTCCGCCGACACCCCCGGCCAAGGCAACTCCGCCGAGGATTGCGGCGGATGCCGCCTGGATCATGATATTGGCTCCCATCTGGGCTGACGCCGTCGCCAGGCTCAGCGAAAGCAGTGAGCCAGCCAACGCGGCGCAGATGCCCGAGAGGCAAAACACGATGCCCAGAGAGAGCCCTACGCGTGCACCTGCCGCGACCGCGACGCGGCGTTTGCTGCCGGTCACGATGATGTCCCGCCCGCTGCGGGTGTAGCGTAACAGGGCAAAAACCAAAGCAAACGCGACAAAGGTAATGATACTGCGCACTGAGAGGATGGCGAAGACCGGGTCGTCAAGGAATTCGCCGGCATCGAAATTATCCGAGCTAACCACTCGCCCATCGGCAAGCCAGTAGGCGAGACCGGAAAGGGCCATCATCGTGCCGACGGTGACGACGAGGGACGAAATATTCAGCCGCCAGAAGATCGCCGCATTGAGGAAACCGATGACCGCGCCAAAGGACACCGCAAAGAGCACCCCTGTCAGCGCACTGGATTCGCCCATTTTCAGAGTGATCAATCCGCCCACCGCTACCATCGCCCCGACGCTTAGGTCGAACTCGCCTGAGATCATCGTGAGTGAAAGCCCCAGCGTTACCAGCCCGAGAAGAGCGAATGTTTGGAACAGGGCGTAAATGTTGTTGCTGCTCGTGAAATTCGGAACGAATGCAATGAACGCCACTATAAGAGCGGCGAGCAGCAGCGCCCTTCCCGCACCGGAAGCACCGCCGATAGAACGGATGAAGTTGCTAGAACCACTCATCGCTTTTTACCTCCGACGAGAGCGCCGAACACGACGGCGAGAATTACGACCATGCCTTTGACCGCAAGCTGGACCTCGATCGGGAGCCCCTCCACGAGCAGGATGTTGCCGACGACCGCAAGGAAGGCCGCGCCGAACGCCGCATCGAGGATTCTCCCATGGCCGCCGCGGATGGAGACGCCGCCCACCAGGACTGCCGCAATCGCATCGAAGTCGATTCCCGCGCCGAGCTTGAGGTTCCCCTGAGCGGCCTGCGATGCGAAAAGTGCACCGGATAGAGCTGCCAGCATGCCGGCTATCACGAAAGCGATGACCAGCGATCGAGCAATCCTCAGGCCGGCAACCATTGCCGCGTCCCTGTTCAGGCCGATGAGTCTGAGCTCGCGTCCAAATCTCGATCTTTGGACAATGAAGTCCGCGGCAAAAGCTATGAGGAAGAACAACACGACCTGATTGGGCAGGAAGGAAAGAAACTTGCCGACAGCAAGCCAACTCGCGTCACCTTCGCCAACTATAGTCAGGCCACCCGAGTACCAAGCACCGAAGCCCATGACGATCGAGGAAATAGCGATCGTCGCAATGATCGGGTTCGCCCCTGCGATACCGACCACCACACCTTGGACGAGGCCGATCCCCGCGCCAACGAGCATAACGACAGGGACCGTCGCGGCCAAACCGATGTGAAGGATGGAGGCGAACAATACCGTCGAAATGGCGGCCGTTGCGCCCATGGACAACATGAAGAGGTTGCCGCTCAGGGTAATGAACGCCATGCCCACAGCGGCGATCCCTACCGCTGCCATCGAATACATGATGGCGTTGATGTTGGTCGCAGACAGGAAGTTGTCGATCGACGCCCAACCCCAGATCAGCAAGCCAAGTGTGACCAGCTTGACAGCTGTCGCCTGAACCCTTTCGGGGCGGAAGGCGTCTTTTACAAGATCGCCTACGAAGGTGCTTCGCGCAGTTGCATCCTTCGAAGTTGTCGGAGAAGTGATCATGGTCAAGCCGCAACCTCCTGTGTGCTGGACTCCGGACCGTGCAGAATGTCGCGCAGGACATCGTCCATCGACACTTCCGCGGTAAGCCTGTCAGAGACGACTGAGCCTCGAAAAATCGTGATCACTCGATCGGCGAGCTCGTGAACCTCCTCGATGTCGGTGGTGAAAAACACCAACGACATCCCCCTCCGGGCGAGTTCGCGAAGCTGTTTGTAGATTTCCGTTCTGGCACCGATATCGACGCCGCGGGTCGGTTCGTTAAGAATGAGAACCCGCGGTTCGAGAGCGACTGCCTTTGCGAGAGAGACCTTTTGCTGATTACCACCACTGAGGGTCGAAACGTCGTGGGGAAGACGTCTGGCATCAATCTGGAACTGAGCCGCCAGGTTACGGGCACGCTCGCGGGCCTCCGAACGTCGAACGAGTCCAAAGTGGCTTACGCGGTCGAGGATCGACGAATAGATGTTTGTCTCGATCGGAGCTTCCAGGAAGACGCCTTTACCGGCCCGGTCTTCGGATACGTAAGCGATTGACGCCTTTATCGCATCCGCGATCGAGCGGACTTCCACCACCGACCCATCCAGTTCGATCACGCCAGCGTAACCT harbors:
- a CDS encoding sugar phosphate isomerase/epimerase family protein, whose product is MSKEVPDLLASYFTLAGDIYPFGPTEISPIPFRERVEAAANAGWKGVGLIHADVKATAEKIGYSEMRKIVEGAGIKHLEIEFLGDWYKDGERRVASDKMRRELFQMAEELKIRDIKIAPGLGADLYNPTREEMTPDVPRMAEAFAQVSREAAEHGTGIALEVMPFSNVRTLDVALEIVKQADQPNCGLLLDIWHMARGGISYGEVAKIPLRHVSSIELDDADQEVVGLLWEDTIYHRKLPGEGVLNPPAFIDAVKKIGYQGPWGVEILSEKLRKLPVQEMAKRTFEATAAQFSK
- a CDS encoding intradiol ring-cleavage dioxygenase — its product is MSGEGHVKAKAPQYPYFTEEASAEVVNARMGQEADPRLREVMGTIVKHLHAAVKEIEPTHEEWLTAIKFLTAVGQMCTDWRQEYILLSDVLGVSMLVDSINHRRPSGATENTILGPFYVPEAPRYDHGTNICLDGKGEPLVVTGRVLDTDGKPIAGALVDVWQTNDDGFYDVQQKGVQPDWNLRGVFTTNEAGEYWYRSSKPRFYPIPDDGPVGKLLGALGRHPNRAAHIHFIVSAEGYDPVITHIFSPDCEYLDQDAVFGVKDSLIAKFERVTDADRAQALEFDEPFWSVNWEFVLASKKDTK
- a CDS encoding SDR family NAD(P)-dependent oxidoreductase, producing MTSPVVQFSLPQTVVVTGASSGLGHELCRLLLQNGVATVGVDVAGAQENLSSHAAYTHIAGDVGAQATWDKVVDHLRTENASSLGLVTSAAILDVCDVTEVTADILARAMHVNITGTVLAMKSLVPLMVEKKNGAIVAVASVNATLAEQQLAIYNATKAAVRQLARTVAVDHARDGVRTNVLSPGPMLAGLFKRHLESATDSKQFLATRSARQPEGRILEAAEVAQSAMFLLSSGATALRGAEIVADGGLTTSFDYRTGAEGASV
- a CDS encoding SDR family NAD(P)-dependent oxidoreductase, producing the protein MESGLKGKVVFITGAAEGIGRATAVAFAKEGATVGLLDINESQLREVATEISSTGGKAITVKADLMTGEGVKSGLEQLLDSTGGIVDVLVNNVGSGAIRTFEQLSDDDWDKTFQLNFMSYVRATRHLLPILRERKGCIVNNGSDLARQPEPVPIDYSASKAAVLALTKGLARAEGANVRVNAVAPGPIWTPFWTKPGGFAETMGKHYNMEPQAAVEHEMKLRQLPLARLGTPEEVANVIVFLASDLASFVTSAVWGVDGGSIRAI
- a CDS encoding YciI family protein — encoded protein: MRFVVHCIDHEDGLPMRLANYDAHKAYLGAPGAVSTVISGPLVADDGETMIGSMFVFEAATKQDVVDFNANDPFSKANVWAEVRIHPFLMRVDNRA
- a CDS encoding maleylacetate reductase: MLSFTYNGQPARVIFGSGTLAQLPAEVERLGLNNVLVLATPPQEEDAKRLAELIGDRCAGIFAGAVMHTPVSVTETALQVVKDKGIDGLVAVGGGSTTGLAKALALRTDLPQIVAPTTYAGSEMTPILGETKDGNKVTQSSPKILPEVVIYDVDLTLTLPAGLSGTSGMNAIAHAVEALYARETNPIISMMALEAIGALYEALPIIADDPKNSDARAKALYGAWLCGICLGSVGMALHHKLCHTIGGTFDLPHAETHTIVLPHALAYNAPAIPDVMKSLSDRLKTDDPARALYDLAGRIGAKRALADLGMPESGIDTATDRALTNPYWNPQPLEQAALRGLISRAYAGDAPATDRS
- a CDS encoding sugar ABC transporter substrate-binding protein, which produces MHKFLKMCAAATFLATVSSPILPTVESFAAAKGSKVILLTVSEECSYCSIHQTAFKEEAAKLGLDIEVKITNFDPAEQASQVDQAIGQKPDAIVLWAADASAIVPSLRKIKNAGIPLVLTNSMPDQKYEKYWDVFTGPNDTGNGESAAKAMEQGFKERGIESGDVFVIVGQPGTPPQIQRLDGFSKTLEANKSPIKIAGSQPGNWDQTKATEAASSLFTQYGDKIKGVYAQADNMLAGVIVAAQRANIDPAKLVLVGSNCSIEGITAIEAGTQYASVLQSPIDDGQYAAKAVADVLDGKMGEKTRYLPHEVITKANVKDCYAAAGKK
- a CDS encoding ABC transporter permease, which produces MSGSSNFIRSIGGASGAGRALLLAALIVAFIAFVPNFTSSNNIYALFQTFALLGLVTLGLSLTMISGEFDLSVGAMVAVGGLITLKMGESSALTGVLFAVSFGAVIGFLNAAIFWRLNISSLVVTVGTMMALSGLAYWLADGRVVSSDNFDAGEFLDDPVFAILSVRSIITFVAFALVFALLRYTRSGRDIIVTGSKRRVAVAAGARVGLSLGIVFCLSGICAALAGSLLSLSLATASAQMGANIMIQAASAAILGGVALAGGVGGAGGVLVGVFILATLNNGMSLLGANAAAILLTNGLVLLAVVLADGHLVRRLLADAKDRRARQLYASGS
- a CDS encoding ABC transporter permease, which codes for MITSPTTSKDATARSTFVGDLVKDAFRPERVQATAVKLVTLGLLIWGWASIDNFLSATNINAIMYSMAAVGIAAVGMAFITLSGNLFMLSMGATAAISTVLFASILHIGLAATVPVVMLVGAGIGLVQGVVVGIAGANPIIATIAISSIVMGFGAWYSGGLTIVGEGDASWLAVGKFLSFLPNQVVLFFLIAFAADFIVQRSRFGRELRLIGLNRDAAMVAGLRIARSLVIAFVIAGMLAALSGALFASQAAQGNLKLGAGIDFDAIAAVLVGGVSIRGGHGRILDAAFGAAFLAVVGNILLVEGLPIEVQLAVKGMVVILAVVFGALVGGKKR
- a CDS encoding LysR family transcriptional regulator, encoding MNEFDHLGSVAAFVTAARAGSFTAAAEKLGVSKSAIGKSIARLEDRLGMQLFNRTTRKMVLTDDGQAYFETCASSLDNILGVEAALTTSRHNLTGRLRIDMPVSFGRRIMLPILLDITRPYPRLQLTLTFTDHVVDPIAEGIDLVIRFGDLDDCDGLIARKLSSQRLVTCASPGYLEKHGTPQTVDDLGDHACIVGYRRGRPLTWWMDLYGAKRRFQPPATFEFGDGDAIIDAATGGFGICQFPLSLVRSQIQHGALVPVLEKFSTCDVDIHAVWPRTSHLSPKIRHVVDRLVEIASTGGLD